The following are encoded together in the Tripterygium wilfordii isolate XIE 37 chromosome 3, ASM1340144v1, whole genome shotgun sequence genome:
- the LOC119995147 gene encoding suppressor of disruption of TFIIS-like, with the protein MEYEESYLQAKRPKYDCLLFDLDDTLYPLSSGIASACGKNIQDYVVEKLGIEESKITALGNLLYKNYGTTMAGLRAIGYDFDYDEYHSFVHGRLPYEKLKPDPLLRHLLMTLPIRKVIFTNADKVHALKCLNRLGLEDCFEGIICFETLNPTHKSTVSDDEDDIAFVGSRADDSVANNSNPKIFDIIGHFTEPNPSTELPKTPVICKPSEAAIERALKMANINPQRTLFFDDSVRNIQAGKNVGLHTVLVGKSQRVKGADYALESIHNIKEALPELWEAEIKSEVGYSGNVAVHASVTA; encoded by the exons ATGGAATACGAAGAAAGCTACCTGCAAGCAAAAAGGCCCAAATACGATTGCCTCTTGTTTG ATCTTGATGACACCCTTTATCCCCTTAGTTCTGGTATTGCATCTGCATGTGGCAAGAACATTCAAG ATTACGTGGTTGAAAAGCTTGGCATAGAAGAGAGCAAAATCACTGCATTGGGTAATCTTCTGTACAAGAACTATGGAACAACCATGGCAGGTCTCAGG GCTATTGGCTATGACTTTGACTATGATGAATACCACAGTTTTGTTCATGGGAGACTACCCTATGAGAAGTTAAAACCAGATCCTCTTTTAAGGCATCTTTTGATGACTCTGCCTATTCGGAAAGTT ATCTTTACAAATGCAGACAAGGTCCATGCGCTTAAATGTCTTAACAGGCTTGGGTTAGAAGACTGTTTCGAAGGGATTATCTGCTTTGAGACCCTAAATCCTACTCACAAGAGCACTGTTtctgatgatgaggatgacatTGCGTTTGTGGGATCAAGGGCTGATGATTCTGTAGCTAATAACAGTAATCCTAAAATTTTTGACATTATAGGACATTTTACTGAACCAAACCCAAGTACTGAATTACCAAAGACACCCGTTATATGCAAACCATCTGAAGCAGCCATAGAGAGAGCTCTCAAGATGGCTAACATTAATCCTCAAAGAACT TTGTTCTTTGACGATAGCGTCCGCAACATCCAGGCCGGAAAGAACGTAGGCCTACACACTGTACTG GTTGGCAAATCTCAAAGGGTCAAAGGCGCGGATTATGCCCTAGAGAGCATCCACAATATCAAGGAAGCATTACCGGAGCTTTGGGAGGCTGAGATAAAATCAGAAGTTGGTTACTCAGGCAATGTTGCAGTTCATGCATCAGTGACAGCTTAG